A genomic segment from Phragmites australis chromosome 6, lpPhrAust1.1, whole genome shotgun sequence encodes:
- the LOC133920764 gene encoding uncharacterized protein LOC133920764 — protein MATPMVSRKRPSFLALVPAALFVSSCYASRDAPGDPWHAGPNGIVIQDDPKCEVMVPCNRLKCYDYCLSIGLEDRGFCTFKPDLQFYCCCRVPASPGA, from the exons ATGGCCACTCCTATGGTGTCAAGGAAAAGGCCATCGTTCTTGGCTCTTGTCCCTGCAGCACTTTTTGTTTCATCCTGTTACGCGTCTAGGGACGCTCCAG GTGATCCATGGCATGCAGGCCCGAACGGGATCGTGATACAGGACGACCCCAAGTGCGAGGTGATGGTGCCGTGCAACCGGCTCAAGTGCTACGACTACTGCCTCAGCATAGGGCTGGAAGACAGGGGGTTCTGCACCTTCAAGCCCGACCTGCAGTTCTACTGTTGTTGCCGCGTCCCAGCCTCCCCCGGCGCCTGA